One Desulfonatronum thioautotrophicum genomic window, ACGAGCCGATCGTGGACAGGGCGGAGGGCGTTCCCCTCGAATACGAGCATCGCATCGTCCTGAAGGACGGCACTGTTCGCTGGGTCAAGGAGTCGGCCGGGGTGGTCCGGGATGTTGGCGGCAACCCGATCCGGATTGTCGGGTTCGTGATGGACATCACGGAGTTCAAGAGGGTGGAGGACTACATGGTCAGGGCCAGACGGGAAGCCGAGGCGGCCAACCGGGCCAAGACCACGTTCCTGGCCAACATGAGTCACGAGTTGCGCACACCCATGAACGCGGTGCTGGGGTTTGCCGGCCTTTTGCAGCGGGACCCCGCGCTGAGCCCGGAACAGGCCGAAAAGGCCCGGCTGATCCACGCCAACGGCCAGAACCTGCTACGCATGCTCAACGAAATCCTGGACATGTCCAAGATCGAAGCCGGACAAATTTTCCTGAACACGGAGGATTTTTTCCTGTCTGGCCTGTTACGTGAAACAGCCGACATGTTTCGACCTTTGGCCGAGGCCAAGGGGCTCGGCTTTGCCCTGGAAATCGGTGAGAACCTCCCGGAGGTCATTCATGCCGACCAGGGCAAACTGCGCCAAATCATGTTCAACCTGTTGGGCAATGCCCTGAAATTTACCAACTCAGGGCGAGTGATCCTGCGCTGTCATGTCCCGACAGCCCCTGAACCGTCAGACGCAAAAGTCCATCGGGTGTCCATTGAGGTCGTAGATACTGGTCCGGGCATTACCGAGCAGGAGATGTCCCTGATCTTTGACCCTTTTCACCAGACCGACACGGGCATCAAGGCTGGTGGAACCGGCCTGGGCCTGCCCATCAGCCGCGAGTATGCCAGGCTCATGGGTGGTGACCTGACCGTGACGACCCGAGAAGGGCAAGGCAGTTGTTTTCACGTGACAGTCACGGCGCAGCCTGCCGCGGGAGAGCCCCTCCACAAGACGGCCATTCAGCCGGTTGTCGGACTGAAGCCCGGCACCGGCTCCAGGCGCATCCTGATCGTTGACGACAGGCCGGACAATCTGAGACTGCTTGCGGAACTTCTGCGACCCGTGGGCTTCGAAGTCCGTGAGGCCACCAACGGCGCGGAGGCCCTGGCGGTTTTCGAGGAATGGCTGCCCCACGCGATATTGATGGACATGCGCATGCCGGTCATGGACGGTTACGAGGCCACCCGGCGAATCAAGTCCACCGAGGCGGGAAGGCAGACATATGTCGTGGCTCTCACGGCGTGGGTCTACAAGGATGCCTTGGAAAAATGTATCGCCTCGGGAGTCGACACCCACCTGACCAAGCCTTTCAAGGATTCGGACCTGTTCGATACTTTGGCCCAGGGATTGGATCTGCAGTATCTCTACGCAGAAGACCAACCTTCAAGCCCGCTACCTGTTTCCCAAACCGTTATCGCTGCTACCCGGCCCGCGTTCCCTCCTCCCCTGGTCCACGCCATCCTTGAGGCCGTGGACAGCGGCGACATCTTCCGGATGAAGGACCTGACTTCCGAAGCCGATCAACATGACCATCAGGCCGCCATTTTGTTGCGAAACTTTATCGACAGCTTCGACTACAGCGGAATCAAATCCTGGTTGGAGTTGGAGTAAGGCTTACATTACCGGGAAGCCTTTGATAACATCGATGGCTCAAGAAAACTCCGCCAAAAGGGAATTTAGCCGATTTATGACGGATAGGTGTTCATGTTGAAGCATGAAGAGGTCGCCATGGCGGCGTGAACAAGCATGGAGTATTTGAACTGAAATCTATACTAAATATTTTATTATATGAGCTGGTATAATGCCATGGTTATCTAGAATAAAAAGGCAATTTTTAAAATACAAAAGAAGTGCATAAAATTGTTAATGCTTTATCTTTATTGAAAATTTAATATTTAACTATAGTGGTATGTTAATTTCTATTCAAAAACTGTATTCTTCTTACAAAGAAGATGGAATCCAGGAGCTATTATTTTTAAAAACATTATTAAGTTGATACATCGTTTTTTGGTCAAATTGTATATTTAATAAAGTAAATTTCTTTGAAGGGCGTAATGCTTGTTGGGAACTGGTGGTTCAAGATAGCACCTTATGCAACGCCTTCCAGTCAGTTGGATATTTCGGGCTCAAGTGCGCTTGGCGCATCACCCAGCGCTG contains:
- a CDS encoding DUF4113 domain-containing protein; protein product: MSAIVAAEETSQRWVMRQAHLSPKYPTDWKALHKVLS